The genome window TTAACTATTTCAGTCTGATCTTTAACTATTTCAGTCTGATCTTTAACTATTTCAGTCTGATCTTTAACTATCTCAGTCTGATCTTTAACTATTTCAGTCTGATCTTTAACTATCTCAGTCTGATCTTTAACTATCTGAGTCTGATCTTTAACTATTTCAGTCTGATCTTTAACTATTTCAGTCTGATCTTTAACTATTTCAGTCTGATCTTTAACTATCCAATTCTGATGTTTAACTCACAGTCTAATCCTTATCTATCTTAATCTGATCTTTAACTATCGCAGATCTCTACCTATCTTTGTTTCAACCTTATCTCAGGTTGAACTTTAATTATCTCAGTCTAATGTTTACCAATCCTAGTCTGATCTCATTCCCAGTTCCCTTGCTTTGATTGTAACTATCTCAGTCTAATCTTTACCAATCTTGGTCTGATTGTTAACTGTCATTAACGATCACTGCTATCCTGGTCTGATCTTTAAATCAATTAACTCCGTCTGATTTTCACTTGTCTTAacttcatttttgcattttttattatCTCCATCTGATGTCTAAGTCTGATCTTCCCCTGTGTCAGTTTCTACTGTCCTCATCTCAGTTGGATCCTTAAGTATCTCCGATCTCAGTCTGATCTTTACCTATGGTGGACTGATGTTCCCTGCACAGGTGACCGTACACCAGGATGATGAGTAAAGCCCAGAACATTTCGGCTTTCGGCTCGGGCTGAGCGTGATTCAGCCAGAATCCTGTGACGTAGACGGCGAGCCTCAGACCGGGGGGGAGGAGGTGTGAATTAAACAccggagacacacagagagcatCCAACAGGATCTGCAGCCGTAAATGCTCCGGTTCCTACAACAGAAGATCAGAGAAGGTGTATCGTGTTAATAGTCATAAACAATCCAGCAGTAGAAACTGAGATGTTTGAGCATCTGTTCAGTGGAATGATGAACTTGCGCTTCAGAATCACTGAATGAAACTggaatgttggtgtgtaataTTATATAGATGAAAgaaagttattttaatgatgtaatgGGATTAAATTACATCAAAGTTACAGACTTTAGCTGGTAAATTTGCAGCCATCCATGTTTAGATATTCTACAGACATCGTGTCAGTGTAAAGACCGAGTCTGCTCATCAGCATAGAAATGAAATGGATGAAAATCCAGACCAACCAAGGGTTCACTTCTAGCTAATCAGTAGGAAATAAACAGAGACTAAGACAGAACTCTGTGGAACTCTCCTAACATGTGCtttgtgaaataaaatgtttcccATAAACTACAAACCGATTATTTTTAATCCGTTTAATTCGATCATGATAATTAACATCAAAGTAAAGCAGATAAATCCTCAGCTCCACCTGTGAAAAATCCTAAACTCTACCTGTGGGAAAACCACACTCCCGGTTACTGTGCCCAAGAATAAAGCTCAGAGGAAACACAGTGACTACAGGCCAGTGGCTCCCACGTCACATGGTCCTGAAGCACCTAAGAACAACTGTTAAATCAACTGTtaaatttgtcacatacatttacatacacagtacgacatgcagtgaaatgttttgtccgactgtccggcatgtaaacatttataaaaagtatgtgaaaaaaagagataaataaaaataaagataaaaataaaagtagagtatcttaaaagtataaaaattgaaaatagaaaataaagtagaaataaaatatactataaataaataaaaatgaaaatatgaaaatataggtgtaaaaaaaatataggtgtaagtagataaataaatacatatatatatatatatatatatatatatatatatatatatatatatatatatatatatatatatatatatatataaactaaacaaagtggtatatacacataaatacagacatgaacatgaagggatgtttgtgtatatggcatatattgaggtgatccagtgtttatcattaaagtgtccatgtgctggaaTTATTGTATAAGTGACTTGGTGCCAGTCCAGTGTCAAGGTGTCagtttgtgcaaatgtgcaagGTTACACCCACCTTGAGGTGGCAGGTAGGTGCTTCATGGTTTCTGACTTCTCCAGTGCTTTCAACTCCATACAACCTGCACTACTCAGTGATAAGCTACTGGGCATGCAAGTGGATGCTCTTCTGGTGACCTGGACTACCTCACAAGTGGACCATAGTGAGGCTGCAGAACACCGTCTCAGACATCATAGTGATCAGAACAGGGGCCCCTCAGGGGACAGTCCTGTCTCTCATTCTGTTCACACTCTACATATCAGACTTCAGTCCTGCCATCTACAGAAGTTCTCTGATGACTCTGCTGTTGTAGGCTGTATGACGAAAGGTCAGGAGGCTGAGAACAAGAGTGTAGTGGACAGctttgtggagtggtgtgggcAAAATCACCTGCAGCTCAATGTTAcaaagacaagaaagaaagagcaagtGGTGGATTTTAGGAGGCAGGGGACTCCCTAAGCCCAATCAGCATCACGGGCACTGAGGTGGACATTGTGGACAACTATAAGTATCTGAGTGATAACAAGCTGGACTGGACCAAAAACACTGATGCACTGTATAAGAATGGTCAGAGTCACCTGTACTTCCTCAGGAGACTCAGGTCCTTCAATGTCTGCAGAACtatgctgcagatgttctaccaTTCTGTGGTAGCCAGGGTCCTCTTCTAcgctgtagtgtgctggggtAGCAAGGAGAAGATGGACGATGTCAACAGACTCAACAAGTTTATTAGGAAACCAGGCTCTGTCATGGGAGTGAAGCTGGAGTCACTGGTTGAAGTGTACAAGAGGAACTGGAGTCTCTGGTTGAAGTGTCTGAGAGGTACTGGAGTCTCTGGATGAGGTGTCTGAGTGGAGAATGTTGAGGAAACGTCTCAGTATCCTTGACAATGTGTCACACCTCCTGCATGCAACACTGGAGTTGTACTGGAGCACGTTCAGCCGTAGAATGACCACTGAAGACAATCAGAGAATGCCACAGGAGGTCTTTCCTACCAGTGGACATcaaactctataactcctcccctatcagtagggagcagagctgaccaatgaacactgactgtatcaaAATTTCATGATAATCACAGTgtacattaaatataataccatgtgcaatatatTATTATGTGGAGTATGTTCTAGTTCCTTAGCACCTTTTTTGTACATTGAATACATTCTGTACATAAAGactatttcatttatatttatttttcttgttgtctgaagcagtctctggcaaaagaatttcctccAGGATTattaaagttctatcttatcttacctCCCACAGTGAGTCCAGATGAAGGTGTGTCACTACATTTCCTGGTAGAACCGCTGGAACCATGGAGCTGGTCAGCGTCATTCCCTGCCTGCTGTACTCCTCCACGTCAGCCTGCTGTTTCTCTCCAGAAGACCTGCCGCCTTTCCCTACTTCCTGCCACCtggtacacagcagtacaccgTACATCACCTGTCGTATCAGCCGAGACGTCTCGCTGCTGCTTCTCAGCTCAAAGTCCTCCACCTGGGTGTTTAGCATGACCCTCTGCAGTGTCACCACATCAATGATGGTGGAAGCCAGCTTGCCTTCTGCCAGAGGTCTCAGAGTCCAGTCAGGAAGCTTCTGTAAAGGGCCTAAAGGAACTGTCTGGGGTTCTCCGCTCATGAAGAACTGACCAATGGAGCTGGGACCGAGTCTGTACTCTGCCATCCCCTGATTTATTGCTTTTCTAATGCTGCTTGATTTCTTGTTCTTCCCCAGGGGGCTGAGGAGAGCAGCGATGGCTTCTTTCGGGCCGGGGAACTGTGATAACCACACAAGTACGCCATCCACCTGGGCGGTTCCTCCAGGTCTAGTTGAGAACTTTGCGAAGTTTGGAAATGCACTTTTGTCCAGTTTGGTGTAGTCGTTGCCCAGGATGACGGCGAAAAGTGAAagattatatttattcatgCGGTTAAAAGCAGCGCAGAGGTTTACAACACGGTATGACTTGGCAGGGAtgaaatttttaaaattgtgtCTTAGCTGGCTCACTTTCCTCCACTGGAAATGCTGGATGGGCAAAAATCCGCTCTTGATGTTGAAGATGTAGAAATCGCTGTCGCTGGACAGAACAGGACAGTTCCACTCACTGGCTAATGCGGCTACTTCCCAATCCGCCTCTGCCAGACACTGAATGAAGGGAATTCCAAGTTTGTGGAGGATTTGCTTGAAGACATTTTTGGTGAGAATGGGTAGCCTTTCTCCTGACCGACCCCTGGACAAGGCATTGGCTCTTTTGATTCTTTCTTGGCATCTCGTCTTCAGGGTCTCGAATTTTTTGCCGCTGACGTCGTCCCCTCCATCGAGGACCACATAGGGCTCAATGTCACAGATTCGGAGATTTCTGAAAAACAGCGTAACTATTTTCTCAAAGCCTTCATAATCTCCGCCGTGTGCTTGGTCCAGATGTGACCTGAAGTACAGGGAGTAGTACAAACTGGAGCCGTTCATGATGAGTTTGCTTTCTCTAAAGCAGCGAGGCTTCAGGAAATCACTATT of Hemibagrus wyckioides isolate EC202008001 linkage group LG23, SWU_Hwy_1.0, whole genome shotgun sequence contains these proteins:
- the LOC131343911 gene encoding protein asteroid homolog 1-like, yielding MGVQGLHSYIESNSDFLKPRCFRESKLIMNGSSLYYSLYFRSHLDQAHGGDYEGFEKIVTLFFRNLRICDIEPYVVLDGGDDVSGKKFETLKTRCQERIKRANALSRGRSGERLPILTKNVFKQILHKLGIPFIQCLAEADWEVAALASEWNCPVLSSDSDFYIFNIKSGFLPIQHFQWRKVSQLRHNFKNFIPAKSYRVVNLCAAFNRMNKYNLSLFAVILGNDYTKLDKSAFPNFAKFSTRPGGTAQVDGVLVWLSQFPGPKEAIAALLSPLGKNKKSSSIRKAINQGMAEYRLGPSSIGQFFMSGEPQTVPLGPLQKLPDWTLRPLAEGKLASTIIDVVTLQRVMLNTQVEDFELRSSSETSRLIRQVMYGVLLCTRWQEVGKGGRSSGEKQQADVEEYSRQGMTLTSSMVPAVLPGNVVTHLHLDSLWEEPEHLRLQILLDALCVSPVFNSHLLPPGLRLAVYVTGFWLNHAQPEPKAEMFWALLIILVYGHLCREHQSTIEAGTVISRLQNLQERKGQKLVDLEIAHAFCQWQCCLKDSLMLNQLLNCPVPEPELARLYSGSLLHTVTQELMRGVEPESLLTGASLAVELYRNLQAMLERELDDQFIVRIRTRAGPRGRRARCDPVDELSKTFQRFGTADEEEDDEGDKIYEETCSARTRHISRAHTDDPRAKKSERVKWF